TTGAGCATTGGCAATGTTGATCAGAAGAGCGGCAAGGTGGAGATAAAGCACGGCGCACAAGGCGGCGCAAAGGGCGGCAAAGGCCGTACTGTGTTTTTGGGCAAGGCGGCGCGCCGGGCGTTGTGGCGTTACCTGGTGGATCGTGAGGATGGTGACGATCCCGCCGCGCCACTGTTTGTAGGCCGGTTTGACCGGCGCCTGAATCGGGATGGTCTTCGACAACTGCTGGCCTCGCTGGGCGAGAAGGCCGGAGTCAAGAAATGTCATCCTCATCGTTTTCGCCACACCTTCGCCATCACTTATCTGCGTTCGGGAGGGGACGTGTTTACGCTGCAGTCTTTGCTTGGTCACAGCACGTTGGAAATGGTGCAACACTACGCTCGCATCGCTGATATTGACGTGGAGCAGGCCCACCGCCGGGCCAGCCCCGCCGATAACTGGCGGTTGTGAATGCTTGACAAATTCCGTTTGGCAACTTCAACGGGCCAACGCCTCAGCCAGAGCGTGCAGAGCTTCGACCATCTGACTTTTGGACAGGCTATGTAAGCTCTGGCTGAGGGCGCTTTCCACAGCAGGTGAAGGAGCTGGATGGCCGCCCAGGCTGGCGATCCGTCGTCGCACTTCGTCGCTCAAAAGCGGCGCATAGATTCCATCAGTAACGCGAATGTCCTCGTGCATCAGGTTCATGCTGACAGCCTTATAGTCGGCCATTGTCTGGGCGCGTTGCAGAGCATAGACGGCATGACCATGACGGAACTTATGCGGCGACTTGTACTCAAGCCCGGCAACGACGAAGAGTTTACGAAGCCGCTTACCCAGGGCAATATTGCGGTCTTCGCCGCAACGATCGGGCGATAACGTCTGCTCCCCCCAACGGCTAATGATGGGCGTGTACCACATCGCCGTTGGGAGGAGGTTTGACCGGGCGAAGGCATCCCACTTTTCAACGACGGTTAAAAGTTCGGGTTGTTCCAGAAGATAGGTGGTCGCAGATTTGCTGTTCTTTGTCTTCACTCCCAAAGACGGCCATTGCTTGATGGTTCTGGTTTTCAGATCAACAGCTTCGAGCGGCAGAGAACAAAAGGCGCTGGCTCGCATGCCTGAGAGGTAGAGCATGGCCGCCGCCGCTTGATCGCGCCGGAGCGCCAGGTTGTTTTTATCAACTGGGGCGCTAACCAGCTTGAGAACTTCGTCGAGTGTGACGAACACGTGATCGTTTGCCAGAGGTTGCTGAGCACGTCGCGGGGGACGGAGAGAGTCTATCCACGCTAACGGAAGGTGGCGGTATTCCTGTGAGTAAGTTGCCTTGGCCCAATTGGCGAAACGTTTAGTAGTCAGGATGATTTTCTTCAAGGTTGAGGGAGCCAGTGAACCCGTTTCACCGGCGGCGCCAATAGAGGTCAAATAGTCTGGAAAGGTGGGGCGCAGGCCTGGGGCGCTCGCCAGAGGCGTTTCGTCCATCCATAGCAAAGCGTGGCGGAGATAGAACCAGTAGCGGCTGACCGAGTGTTCGTGGAGTTGCATCACTTCGCGAAGATAGCACAGGTGCTTTTTGGCCAGAAGATAATTTTGCCGGTTAACCATGAATGGAGCCGCCTCTGTTAATTTTCCCGCCGCAATCTGGGCAGGTTCCGCTATACAGGATTTGTTTGCCGCTTCCATTCTGTAAAACAGGATTTGCCAGTTTGACGACCTGGCGACATTTAAGGCAGTAGGCCTCGTCGTCGCCGAGTCTGGTTTTTCGTCGAGCCTGAGACATCTGGCTTACCCAATCTGCGAATTGCCGCCCGTTGATCCAGAGATGCCCCTGATCGTCTCTTTCGCCGGGCAGACCCATGCCCACCCAATTGCGGATTGTTCTGGTAGGAACCTCAAGTTCTTCTTCAAGCTCGCTGACTTTATAGAGCATTGGCAACAACCCCGGGGATTTGACGATGACGCTGTGGGGAAGCTTGACGCGATCTCTTGTTTGCATATCTGTAAACACACTCCAATCGTTTGGACTTAAAACAGAACGGCGCACTCACTTGAGCACGCCGCCAAAATATCACGCTAACCATCCGGGAGTCACTATCCCGGTGTCCTGACTTTTCGATTTCGCTCGCGCCGCTGTTTATCGGTGGGGACTATCTCGGTTCCATACATTTGTCGTAGTGCGCTCAACCGATTGAGCACTGTCTTGGCCGACTGGCTGAGCTTCTCCCCAATCTCCGGGCAGGAATAATCTTCCCACCACAAGGCCAGCGCCTTCCGGTCCCAGGCATGGTCGGGAATCTCGTCCCAGCGTTGCTTCGCGTTCTGAGTTTGCCCGCTTTCCACTTTCCTTGGCTCAACCGGGTGGGAAGATTGGGAATTTCCCCCTGGCTTTCCGGCCTCTGGCGCGACTCGCCACGCCGCCCGGCATCGGGCCGCCAACGCCTCAACAAATGGCTCGGCTTCCCGATACTTGTAGCCCACCGACATCACCGTCATCATTAGCGGATACTTGCCCGCAATCCGAGATACTTCTACATCCAGCGCAATCTCATCCAGACTCTGCCAGGGCCGCTCCATCGTCTGAAGCTTGAGACGGACTTCCCACGACCGCTTTTGCTCTGGCACAAGAGGGGTCCCGTGACGGTCAGTTGTCTGATGTGGTTGAAGCAGATAATTTCGCCGCTCGGCAAGGGTCACATAGCACACCCCGCCACCCACAAAAACGGCGGCCAAACTCTTCAACTCCTGCTCGAACCCCTTGAAGCTCGTCCTCAGTTTCAACTGACGCAATAGATGTTCCGTCTTTCTTGGCTCGCCCGCCCACATCGTCTCTCCGGCTGGCGGCCAGTGGTGGGCAATATCGGCCAGCAACCTCACGAGGTAACCCTGAAGGGCTGGCTCATGGCAGGTGGCGGTTATCTCAATGCTCTTTCCCAGCCCGACGGGCGTGACGCCGATTTGAAATAGTTTGGGCATCGTCAGACTCATCCCGGTGCTGTCAGTGTAGATGCCGTCAATCTCCAGCGACAGGCGCTCTAGCAGAAGGATGCGCCTTTCGGCCTTGCCCAGCCTGATGACGCCGTCTCCCGTGGGAAAGCGTTCTGATGTTGCTTCTTGCAATTGATTGCCGAGCCAACTGATGAACTCATCGTCGCTCGTCTCGATGTACATCCCCATCCGATTCATGAATGAAAGACCCTCTCTGGTGTGATTGCGCGCCACAATTTTAGCTGGTTTTTCGGCCAGAGTTGACGATTTGCCAAACTCAGGACAGCGGGATATTGCCTCCCGGATAGTTTGCCTGCTACAACTTCGGGGCAAGAGGCGGCAAAGGTGTCGCCGCATCTCATTGGTGTGAGTGAATTCCACGCTCACGGGCGTGTAATCTGTTTTCCGTGGGGCGGCGCTGTTCTAAACAGGCGGCCCCCCATCCGAAAGGCCGGTGACCCGGCGAGTTCCTGAAATGGGCAGGTCAATCGCAAATCGGACTCGACTACTCGAAGGAGGTGAGGTTATCCAGCAAATAAGAGTCGATGTCGCTCGCGCAACCTGGCGCGCCGAGCGGCACAACAAACAGAGCACCAGGCTTCCCTATCGTCACGCGGCACTCCCGTGATAGGGTGGAATGCAAGCAGGGAGACTCGGTTCAGCCGAGCGCCGCTTACGTTGGGCAGATAGGACAAGCCCTTCGGCGAAACCTCAACTCGACAACCGGCTCTGGCAGAACAAATCGCTGTCAGAGCTTTCAAAAAGCGTTTTGCTTAAGTAGTAACTGTGCTGATGCCGAATGAGCCGATGACCGGATTGCGTCTGGTCGTCGGCAAGGAGAAAAAGCATGGGACGAACAACTTTTCGCGGGCAAATCTATCGGGCGCTCGACGCCATTGACCGCCGGGGCGAGTCAAAGCATCTGGCGAAGCAGGCGCAAGACTGGAAGCCTGGTCAGCCAGTGTATGGCATCTTCAGCGATGGCACGCAAGACACTGTTTTCGACCGGGCGATGACGTTCGCTAACTGGCTCGATGACAATTATCCAGACACCAGACTCTTCCGCGAGGTAGACGAAGAACACGTCATCGAATTCATGATGTGGAAGACCGAAATGTGCCAGTCGAACACTGTTGGGGCAATGTTGTCGGCCTTGCGTAAGCTGCAAGAGGGCCTGCTGGCGATGAAGTGGATTCGGGAGCCGATTGTTCCGGCAGAATGGGATGCAGAAGGAAAGAACATCCCACGCGGCGCTTACCCGTCCGATGAGGCCGAGAGGATTATTAGGCATGTCAACCGTCGTAACCCGGAATACGGCCAGGCCCTGCGCTTCATCCTGTCCAGCGGCGCACGGATTGACGAAGTGTTTCACCTGCGCTCGGACAAGGTGTTCTTGACTGAAGGCAAGGTGGAACTGCTGGGCAAAGGCGGGAAGACCCGGCGGGTGCGGGTTTTGCGCAAGGAGACCCTATTCGAGTTGGATTTGTCGAAGCGGTTTGTATATTTGGACAGGCGCAAGCTTCGCACATGGAAAGATGGGTTGCGGGCGGCGGTGTGCAAGGCGTGTGACGAGTTGGGCTTTCAGCGGCACGGGGTGCATGGCTTTCGGGGGACGGCGGCGGGCGAGTTTCTGCGAGTCAAGAGGTTGCTGGGCTACGACGAAACCGAAGGGCGGCATGAGTTGGCGCAATGGTTGGGACACAATTCGCATCGGATTGAGGTAACGTATGCCTATGTGCCGAGACGAGGAGGCGATTATGAAACATGCCGTTTTTAATCCGACTCGTGGCATTTGGCTATGGTGTTTGGGCGGACGCGAGCAAATTTTGTCTAGGGGGCAGGTTGCCGGCGCGTTGCTGAAAAAATTTTTCTTCCGGCTGTGTAACTGCTTATGGGCTAAAAATCATGACGCAGATTTCGCAGACGCTTCGCGTACAGATAAAACCAAAAAGATACCAGCGAAAATCTGCTTGCAAAGTGTTTGTGTTCACACTTGCCCTGGCGTACAAGGGCTAAGGTCTGCGTTCTAAAAACTAGGCTGAGAAAGGATTGGCCAGCGGCGCAAGTTCTATCGGCTTGAAACGGCGATCAACCCACAACCTCCGGCACGCCACACTGCAATAACATCTGCCGGGCCTGCTCTCGAAACTTGTTGCGCACATCCCGCGTAGGCGGACGGCAACGACTAGAGCCTAAGCCAACCAACTCCATACATAGTTTGTCCAGGTAACCGTCGCCGCTGGTGTACTGCTCCATTTCGCTCCACAGCGCCAAAAAGGGCATCGCGACTCTTATAAGTTCCTGTTGAGCTTCACTATATTGATGGCTTTCCAGCAAACGCCATAGTTTCACACCCCACTGCGGCCAGTAATTGCACACATGAACTTCAAAGCCGCACGCGCCGAGCATATGGCTGGTCACAAATCGCATTTGGTTATCAATAATAGAAAACTGACTTGAAAACCGAGAGACGACCTGCTCAAATTCCATGTGGCCTCTA
The Chloroflexota bacterium genome window above contains:
- a CDS encoding tyrosine-type recombinase/integrase, translating into MVNRQNYLLAKKHLCYLREVMQLHEHSVSRYWFYLRHALLWMDETPLASAPGLRPTFPDYLTSIGAAGETGSLAPSTLKKIILTTKRFANWAKATYSQEYRHLPLAWIDSLRPPRRAQQPLANDHVFVTLDEVLKLVSAPVDKNNLALRRDQAAAAMLYLSGMRASAFCSLPLEAVDLKTRTIKQWPSLGVKTKNSKSATTYLLEQPELLTVVEKWDAFARSNLLPTAMWYTPIISRWGEQTLSPDRCGEDRNIALGKRLRKLFVVAGLEYKSPHKFRHGHAVYALQRAQTMADYKAVSMNLMHEDIRVTDGIYAPLLSDEVRRRIASLGGHPAPSPAVESALSQSLHSLSKSQMVEALHALAEALAR